A portion of the Desulfuromonas acetoxidans DSM 684 genome contains these proteins:
- a CDS encoding glyceraldehyde-3-phosphate dehydrogenase, with translation MESNKAEEYLNDWTERVDLAEQMVPIIGSLYRNQGVNINIYGRTLVNRTPVGILRAHRFARQILDSEISVRDSFPILEAVNNLELAPGKVDIGKLTHRYEQQGNGLSVADFVAKELAEINTGIATVLDEPRDVVLYGFGRIGRLLARILIEQTGGGNKLRVRAAVVRKGSEDDLCKRASLLRRDSVHGRFQGVIKVDEEQNAIIANGNMIKIIYSDAPENIDYTEYGINNAIVIDNTGKWRDREGLGRHLKAKGVSKVILTAPGKGDIPNIVFGVNNELIAQEKEIYSAASCTTNAIVPVLKAVEDKFGIISGHVETCHSYTNDQNLIDNYHNKPRRGRGAPLNMVLTETGAAKAVAKALPELAGKLTGNAIRVPTPNVSMAILNLTLKKGTTVEELNTHLRDVSLDSPLQDQIDYTNSPEVVSSDFVGSQYAGVVDSLATIVDGDRCVLYVWYDNEYGYSCQVVGLLKEIVGLNLPTLPR, from the coding sequence ATGGAGAGCAACAAGGCGGAAGAATATTTAAACGACTGGACAGAACGCGTCGATTTAGCGGAACAAATGGTACCGATTATCGGCAGCCTGTACCGTAATCAAGGCGTCAACATCAACATCTACGGCCGCACCCTGGTCAACAGGACGCCTGTTGGCATCTTGCGCGCCCACCGTTTTGCCCGCCAGATCCTTGACAGCGAAATTTCCGTTCGCGACAGTTTTCCCATTCTTGAAGCTGTTAACAACCTCGAACTGGCCCCCGGCAAGGTCGACATTGGCAAGCTCACCCACCGCTACGAGCAACAGGGCAATGGCCTGAGTGTCGCCGACTTTGTCGCCAAAGAGCTGGCCGAGATCAACACCGGCATCGCAACGGTTCTCGACGAGCCGCGTGATGTCGTCCTCTACGGTTTCGGCCGTATCGGTCGCCTGCTGGCGCGTATCCTCATTGAGCAAACCGGCGGCGGCAACAAGCTGCGCGTTCGTGCTGCCGTTGTTCGCAAAGGCAGCGAAGACGATCTGTGCAAGCGCGCCAGTCTGCTGCGTCGTGATTCCGTTCACGGCCGTTTCCAGGGCGTTATCAAGGTCGATGAAGAGCAAAATGCGATCATCGCCAACGGCAACATGATCAAGATTATCTACTCCGATGCTCCGGAAAATATCGATTACACCGAGTACGGCATCAACAACGCCATCGTCATCGACAACACCGGCAAATGGCGTGATCGCGAAGGTCTCGGTCGCCACCTCAAAGCCAAGGGCGTTTCCAAGGTTATCCTCACCGCTCCCGGCAAAGGCGACATCCCCAACATTGTTTTCGGTGTTAACAACGAGCTGATCGCTCAGGAAAAAGAGATCTACTCCGCTGCCAGTTGCACCACCAATGCCATCGTGCCAGTACTCAAAGCGGTTGAAGACAAGTTCGGCATTATCAGTGGCCACGTTGAGACCTGCCACTCCTACACCAACGATCAGAACCTCATCGACAACTACCACAACAAGCCCCGCCGTGGCCGTGGTGCCCCGTTGAACATGGTTCTCACCGAGACCGGTGCGGCAAAAGCGGTTGCCAAAGCCCTGCCCGAACTGGCCGGCAAACTGACCGGCAACGCCATCCGCGTGCCGACCCCCAACGTGTCCATGGCGATCCTCAACCTGACCCTGAAAAAAGGCACCACGGTTGAAGAGCTCAACACCCACCTGCGCGACGTGTCCCTCGACTCACCGCTGCAGGATCAGATCGACTACACCAACTCGCCCGAAGTCGTCTCTTCCGACTTTGTCGGTTCTCAGTACGCCGGTGTGGTTGATTCCCTGGCCACCATCGTCGACGGTGACCGCTGCGTGCTCTATGTCTGGTACGACAACGAATACGGTTACAGCTGCCAGGTCGTCGGCCTGCTCAAGGAGATTGTCGGCCTCAACCTGCCGACTCTGCCGCGTTAA
- a CDS encoding class II fructose-bisphosphate aldolase, protein MADKTHYTELGLVNTRDIFKKAVSGGYAIPAYNFNNMEQLQAIIHASIETNSPVIIQVSNGARNYANATMLRWMAKGAVEMAREMGSQVPICLHLDHGDSFELCQACIDSGFSSVMIDGSHLPYEENVALTRKVVEYAHQFDVTVEGELGVLAGIEDEVQSEHSTYTQPDEVEDFVKKTGVDSLAISIGTSHGAYKFKLAEGEEVPPLRFDILKEIEQRIPGFPIVLHGASSVVQSYVQLINQYGGHLDGAVGVPEEQLRQAAASAVCKINIDSDGRLAMTAKVREYLANNAEEFDPRKYLGAARSELIALMKHKNETVLGSAGKA, encoded by the coding sequence ATGGCAGACAAAACGCATTATACCGAACTTGGTCTGGTCAATACTCGTGACATCTTTAAAAAAGCGGTCAGCGGTGGCTATGCCATCCCGGCGTACAATTTTAACAATATGGAGCAACTCCAGGCGATTATTCACGCCAGTATTGAAACCAATTCTCCCGTGATTATTCAGGTGAGTAATGGGGCGCGTAATTACGCCAATGCCACCATGTTGCGCTGGATGGCAAAAGGAGCTGTGGAAATGGCACGTGAGATGGGATCGCAGGTGCCTATCTGCCTGCATCTGGATCACGGCGATTCGTTTGAGTTGTGTCAGGCGTGTATTGACTCTGGTTTTTCTTCAGTCATGATCGATGGCTCCCATCTCCCTTATGAGGAGAATGTCGCATTAACCCGCAAGGTGGTGGAGTATGCCCATCAGTTTGATGTGACCGTCGAAGGTGAGCTTGGTGTTCTGGCCGGTATTGAAGATGAAGTTCAGTCCGAGCATTCCACGTATACCCAACCCGATGAAGTGGAAGACTTTGTCAAGAAAACCGGAGTAGACTCGCTGGCTATCTCCATCGGTACCAGCCATGGTGCGTATAAGTTCAAGCTGGCTGAAGGTGAAGAGGTGCCGCCGTTGCGTTTTGATATCCTTAAAGAGATTGAGCAGCGCATCCCCGGGTTTCCCATTGTTTTGCACGGGGCTTCCAGTGTCGTGCAGAGCTACGTGCAACTGATTAATCAGTATGGCGGCCATCTCGACGGGGCTGTCGGGGTTCCTGAAGAGCAACTGCGGCAGGCGGCTGCCAGTGCCGTGTGCAAGATCAATATCGATTCGGACGGTCGTCTGGCCATGACTGCCAAGGTTCGTGAGTATCTGGCCAACAATGCTGAAGAGTTTGACCCGCGTAAATATCTCGGCGCTGCACGCAGTGAACTGATTGCGCTGATGAAGCATAAAAATGAAACCGTTCTGGGCAGTGCTGGGAAAGCATGA
- a CDS encoding ferritin yields the protein MISDSMTKALNEQMNFEFYSANIYLSLSAYCNFKGLDGFANWFYNQYQEEMIHAMKFYHYILDQSQPVELDQCPKPENDFGTPLEMFQTTLGHEQEVTKRIYSLVDLALDERDHGTNSFLQWFVTEQVEEEATVNSIIDKLKLVEGTGNGIFMLNNELGQRQAPAATV from the coding sequence ATGATCAGTGATTCCATGACCAAAGCGCTCAACGAGCAAATGAACTTCGAGTTTTATTCCGCCAATATTTACCTGTCGTTGAGTGCCTATTGTAACTTCAAGGGACTGGATGGCTTTGCCAACTGGTTTTACAACCAGTATCAAGAAGAGATGATCCATGCCATGAAGTTCTACCATTACATTCTCGATCAGAGCCAGCCGGTGGAGCTCGACCAGTGTCCCAAGCCTGAGAATGATTTTGGTACCCCGTTGGAGATGTTCCAGACCACGTTGGGCCACGAGCAGGAAGTGACCAAGCGTATCTACTCCCTGGTTGATCTGGCGCTTGATGAGCGTGACCATGGCACCAATTCATTTTTGCAATGGTTTGTCACCGAGCAGGTGGAAGAGGAAGCAACGGTCAACAGCATTATCGACAAACTGAAGCTTGTTGAAGGGACCGGCAACGGTATTTTTATGCTCAACAATGAGTTGGGGCAGCGTCAAGCTCCGGCGGCAACGGTTTAA